The Citrus sinensis cultivar Valencia sweet orange chromosome 4, DVS_A1.0, whole genome shotgun sequence DNA segment ttatattaaatttattattatataaaataataaaataatattatttagtacaaaattaatattttcttagaataaactatttattattattaatattaaataaatatattactattatttttaaaataaatataataatattacatttattaattctctattaatataataatattattttaaaataattttaacttagaatcaatgcaacttattatttagttaaatataatattattattcaaataaatataataatatttattttattttattaattataaaatattaaattaaattaaattaaaaaaaataaaagggtaaaaaagggagaggtgggagtgggattTCCACTCCCTTCCCATTTAGAGGAAGTAAACGCTGGAGTGGGAAGAATCAACACTCCTCACTCTcactccagcaagtaaacacaacataaaCACTGAAGTGGGAAGAATCCACACTACTCACTCCCAcgccaaaaaataaacacagcATAAGAGTTTGACTCAAAATTAATCGCAAGTATTTGGACTACACCCATAAATTAGGATACTTagagggagagggagagaCTAGTAGATTTAACCTGTCACTTGGAAAAGTAAAGATGATTAAAGCAGAAAGCTTGTTGGACAAAAAATATCACTATGATGAGATTGATAAAGCTTGCAAGTAAAAAGGGTCAAAAAGACCTTTTTAGTTTGAATAATGCAAACTGACCATCATGTTAACCATGAACGTAGCAATATCCTGTAGCTTTTCCTCcggtttgaaattaaatctgTCTTTAAAGAAAGACTCGGCTGGTTGATTGGGATGGGGGCGTCCAAAGTAACATCTTCAATCAACACAACTAatcaactaaaataatatgatttcTCTCAATACATGTTGATCAAATTCATCATTACTTCCTTGACCAAACCATATATATGAGTTGTTGAGCTATTTGATTCCAGAtgcaattttgattttgcttcCTTCTAGATTCTTAACGTTAAAAAGgggaagaggaaaaaaaagaaaaagaaaaagaaaaagggagtTGGGTTTTAGAGACAGAGCATGTGGAAAAATTTGTATTCttattatgaaagaaaaatggagcTTCCAAATTACTTTATTATATCTCTGTTTAACATAACAGTGCAACAGATGAAAGTTGGAGTTCATTTACTTTTACTTAATACTTTCGAGCTCTTGGGTCTTGTATGACGCTTGTGATGGCATATCCTgcacaaagaaaaatacaaaacatagTTGGTGATTAGCAGataatcaaaaacaaaatgtcCACGGAGACGGATAGAGTTGAAAGTGTTCACATAGCGGGTACCCGTTGAGTTTTTGGCCCTCATAGTCCCTGCCAGTGAATTGTTTGCTACGTTTCTGATGAACCAACCAATGGATTAACGATCATACAATCAAGCACTAGCTGTAATAAAACTACATGCTGTACGCCCGTCGTCAAAAGTCTCAATTACGAAGTGTCGGTGGTCTTGTGTAgttttaaaatgaaacaaaaaggaaGCGAGATAGAGAACGAGAACCAGACAACTCACAGGATTCTTAAACTGCCATTTATAATGAGCTGAATCACCTCTCTTGGTATTCTGCCAGTTAGATTGTTATTATTCAATCTCCTGCGCGCATGTCAATTATGGAACAAACATGTGAAATGAATTTCTTTGGATGCCAAACTACTGTTATGTCTTGTTTGGATATTAAAAAGGatatatcaaattaattacatgAACTTCAAGGATCTCAAGTTTCCAATGGATGCTGGAATGGCCCCTGACAATTGATTGTTGAACAGGCCCAAGCTGATCAGCTTCTTTAAATTACCAATCTCGCTTGGAATCGATCcacttatgttatttttataaacagACCTGCCAGCAGCCGTACAAAAATATGGATTTATTCATTCTAGTGAcgtaaaaacaaaataaaatgcaaagcTTCTTACAGATACTGAAGATTAGTCAGAAGTCCAAGCTGAGGAACGAGAGGTCCGCTTAATCCGGCATTACCAAGGTCCCTTCAATttcattaacaataataataataaaatttcaaaaccacTTCGAAACGATCAATCTTGGATTGAATTTCTTcagttaataattataaagaaaaaaaggaaaaaaaagtacacATACACCCTGATGACGCTGTTCTCGCTGTTGCAGGTAACGTGAAACCAGGTGCATGGATTGACCAAAGTTGGATCCCAGCTTTGGAGAACATTGTTTGGGTCACTCAACGTGGTTCTCCAGGTATAAAGAGCATCCACTGTCAGACGTTATGTTATCCAAATAATACGATATACGTGAGCTCAATCAACATCAcaattcacacacacacatacataaatGATGTTATTTACTGTACCTTCCATATTACATTTTACAGGGGCGGCAAAGGCAGCCACGCCCACAACAATCACAAACAGAACATATAAATGAGATTGAGACGCCACGCGGACAGGGCGTTTAGAGTTAAAGAAAATCTGATCGAGAACTAGGAGCTTACTCAAGTTTCAAGTTGCTTTTCTTTGTTGGTTGATTCCTATTTcctaatttatatatactCGCGCGCCGGccaggggggggggggggggggggagaagAACTAAAAAGCTTCGGCAATTTGCAGCAATGAAGAGATATGATTTGACAAGTTCAAAGATTCTGCATCACTGAGTCAAGTCATCAACAATGAAATTCATGCATACAAGTCAAATGTAGAACAATGAATGTAAATGTTGGGAAATCATTAATGAATAATTGTTTGATTGAAAACGGGGTCTTTCTGGAAGCATAATAATAACCACTGAAGAAGACAGATTCAGCAAGTTTCATGAATCCATCGCGTTTACCAGTTATATTTCAACGCAGCCAGCTGGATCGAATGGATAATGttaattttaccaaaaaatatTCGCAGAACCTTCGTCTAAAGACCACTCATTGCATATTTCCCCGCTCTTTCTGGTGGGGGGAAAATTTGGGAAGAgctgagagagagagagagaggagacAGAGAAGAGGCACTGTTCAACAAATAAAGACTGCTGAATTATGCATTAACCGTAGGAATGTCAGAGTTATATACAAAAGAGCAAGCAAGAAACATCTCTATCTCAGCATGTGTTCAACCTTCAGGAGCATCACTAGCTTTAACAAATCGACCTTTCACTCTCTTCCTAGTATCAGCTCTTGCCTTCCTTGACTCATACCGTATGTGCTTGTCATATCTATCCATGAGATGCATGTATTAGAACTTCAGAAATCACACAATCTGATAAACATATAGCCAGATGGCAACAAAAATGACGAATGTGAATATACCTTCgggttttcttcttctccttgtAACGCTGCATGGCATTCCCTCGATTTTGTGCTAGCAGCTCCAGATTGGCCTTGGCTGCTGCAGTTGTTCTCACAAGAAAAGGCTGTTCAAACTGGATATTTTTAGAGCTACTAGAGCCTTTGGGCTTTCCAAAAGCTGAACCTGATGATGGCCTTGCTATCGGTAGGTTGTTGCTCTCAGATGTTGCAGACCCCTGATTGGCTGTTGGGTTATTTGAGTTATTCTGAATTTTCACAATAGGACATATAAGTACTAGATAAAACTCAATGTTATATAAGGCCAAAACTTTACCAAAATACTTAAAACAACAGGGGCGAATTAATAGAATTATATGTTACAAAGCAAATCTTATGGTCCATCCACCAAAAATTCAGAGACCTTTTCTCAACCTTCTACATCTATGCCAATATATGGgggtaattaaaaaaaaaaaaacaatcgaTGCCTGCCAAAAATATCTACTGTTGACCATCCCTTATACATGCAGGAAACAGTTTTGCTGTGTGACAGATTGTTTTATAGGGAGACAGATatgctcctttttttttcattctacAGCCATTTTCTAATTGGAAACTCATGAGCCATTTTCTATATGTTCACAGAGTTGTTCACAAGAGAGAGGAGCATTGACGAACAATGGGCATTGACAAGGAAAGTTTTATCACTGGAGGTACTAGTTTGTTACAACTTAGAGACATCCACCAACTTAAACTACAGAAAATACACACAAGACCTCAAAAATTATCACACAAATCAAAATCCAAGTACTACAAAATATTATACGAGAGTACAAATTAATATTCCAAGCACAATATCACAtgcaatcaaaatcaaaataataaaacaattaaaataaaaatgagcaACTACTGAGAGAACGTACATTAAATGATGCCATGTCATCATGTGTGACGGGACAATTCATCGGGTACATTTCTCCAAAAATTTCAGTATTAGTAAGGGATGTTTCTTTCATCAGTTCATTGAAGTTCTTGATCATAAATACTGAATCACTTGCACCATATGCAACTTCTACCTGTTTAAATTCTTCATTGCCCCTCAATCGTCCCAAATTAAAATCCCATATCTGTGAGTGAGTAGCAAGAAACCATTATCACAGATAGCACATGAGTCTATTAGTAACATTTATTACATTTAAAACCTCGAAAAACGaggcaaattaattaaaagagagaaatcAGTACTAACCACAATATAACTATAAAGAGGAAAAttatccccaaaaaaaaaaaggacactATGGAAATCGATAAACTAATgtttattacattaaaaacaaactaattaaaaaatgcaataTGCAGAGAAAAGAGCCAACAATACCTAGTTCAAATCCCAAATTGCCAAAACCTTCAACCCCATCCTTATAACCCGTAATCGATTTACGTCTGTGACATGAGACAGTCTATGTTAGACCGACTCCAGCATTACACCGCCACAAGTTTTTCTTTGCACTtcgaatttttttcttttttctttttcaatgttCCAAACTTTTTCGTCACAAGTTTCTTGTTGTAGCACATGTGACAGAAAAGTTGGTAATATATAGAAAAGCTTGTAAGTTCAAAAAAACTTGTAACTGTGTAATGCTTGAGCTGTCGCAAGGAAGACACGGCTCAGTGTTATTACTAGAAAGATAAGGGAGTAATGCTGAAATGACATGAAAATGTTAAACAGTCATGGTTTCACAGGTCAAtttatcaaattgaaaaaagaggAACATTCCTTGGCACCATCAGATTGAAATCCAGAAAGCCATTCTAGAGAAGAAAACTCAGCCCACCTCAAGGATTATCTTTTAAGAAAACAGTACAAACACGGAATATCAAAGATAAATGCTTCCTCAAAAGGCATGCTTGTTATGGAAACAATATTAAACATGAAGTTCATATGCATTCAGATTAGTTGACACGGAAAATCAACAACACGCCATTATTTTAACAAGGAGGAATTAACGAAAACCAAGACAACTCTGCacacaagaaaaacaaaacgTTTCTGGTTTTGTACAAGCCAAAAATAGCAAAGGAAACTCAGGATTTCAATTTAAAGTTTGACAAGCAGCATTGTCACagatttaaatgaaaataacctATAAATTCAACAGTACTCAAAAACAATACCTGAGCACCCTGACCACAAGAATGTCCATCCCAAAACATACCCTCGTCGCCAACACGATCACACTCTTTAGAACCGAATTGTCGCTGCATCATAAGCAGAGACGTGAAAGGCGCTTGTTGCTCAACCCCATTCCCCAATTCATTCATCCTCGTCGTCGGCACCAAATTCTCGCCGCGGCCGCCAACACTATTATTCATACTAATATTGTTGTCGTTATTACTATcgttattgttaataattttattaccatTTTCATTCACCATCGAGTTTGTCTTTAACAACTCCACCAATTGTTTATGTATCACTTGTTTCAGCTTACCACAACTCGGACTCTGACTCTGACCTTGTCTCTTTGACATACAACTCATTAAATCtccattaaaaaagaaacctTTCTCATTCGGCACCGTTAAATCCTGACTGTTCATAATCCCGTTGGCTTTATACATCCACAAGGATTCGAAATCTTGACTCCCGTTCCAGTACTCACCAAAGGACGCCGTTTCGTTCAGTTTCTTACCCTGAAGATCGAAATTCCACATGGACGCCAGCTCGAGAGCCGATGGACAACCGGAGAAGCCTTCGATTGGGACGCGATCGTGCGCGGCAGACACAGAGCAGCTACCGTGCGCGTCCCAATCGCACTCTTGACAGAGCACCAAATTGTCAGTGGCGCACCGGAACGTCACTGGTTCGCTGCGGCAGTTATCGCAGATCTGTGACCGGATGTGTTTCTTTGAAAGTAGGTTCGCCGAGTGCACGTGGTGGTCGCAGAACAAACAGAGCTTCGCTGAGTCAGCTCTACAGTAAAGAACCGCTATTTGGTCACTGCAGAAATCGCACGGCACGCTTTCTTTGTTCCTGTCGGATTGCGGACTCACCATGTCCATTTTCAAGCAAAATATTCAAtaaagtttcttttttattttgtgtttttgttttcaaaaccCTAACTGATCGCAAGGGGAGGAAGATAAGAGAGTGTGTTTTGgtaattttcttcaatttctggAAACAAGGAGAAGAAACATTTTTGACCTTTTGGGGATTAATGTTATTTCTGTTTTTGTAGAAACCGAGGCTGGCTGATGAGCAAAGATGGTGGGTTAACTTGCTCGCTAGTGAATTGAGTGATGACCGATGATGGGATCTGTTAGTAAGACGTGGAGCCCAGttaagaaaatatcttttCACTTTTTGCTGATCTGGCACCTAAATTCAAGGCATTTCCTTACGCACCCAATCAAACAATTAAGATTTGCTAGTATGTTTCCTTTAGTAACGTGGAAAATTTGATTATCGAATCTCGAGCGTTGGATGAGTTGAGGATTGGGGATCGGCGGATAGGTGTGATTAAGGCGTAGGCGTAGTGGATTTATGGTGGGCGGTGGTTGTCGGAATGAATAGTTGAATTGGAGAAGTAAAAGAGGAGATCAAAGGCACATGATTTATTGTGTGGGCCAAGACGAGAATGGAATGGCTTTTTGATACTTTTAGGAAGAGCAAAAGCATAACAGGTTAAGATTTAACAGGATTTTAATAACAAAGGCTAATCCCTAATGAGGGAGCCCAACCGCTgatattgttaaaataattaacaatatctCTATCCCTAAGGATAAATGATTCTCGTGACTTCAATGGAAGCATGTCGCTAATATGATATTCTAATTACTCTattccacaaaaaaaaaaaaaaaaaaaggcgaTCTTGATGTAGCAGTAGTACATATATGTTatattgcatttattttttggattatGGATAAGAGAATAGATTTTAGTTAGGATGCATAAATTTAGGAACGAGGATTATAGAAAAAGGtggaatgaaaaagaaaaaagaaaatatgaaataaattgatattttcacccttagataaaactaaaaattcttttcacctcattttaatattaaattattattattattattattatgataacatttacaattaaaaaattagtaataataataacaacaaaaacattaataattattataattataattacaattaaaaaattgattttgattttgattttgattttgattttgatttatgCAACTCAAGCaaacaacttatttttattcttaattctCATTCTGATTTCAGTCTATTCCGATCCTTACTCATTCCAATTCTAATaagtaaacatattatttaacattatatgaTTTTACCAATTTACCCATGAGTAGTCAAAGTAcctcaaaaccaaaaaaaaaaaaaaagaattgattgAAGACAGCGTTTCTCATCCTCATCTCAATTTTaaagtaagaaataaatattacagaaAATTACATTAGCAATACTAAATCAAATATTGCATTAAAGCCTAACGGTGAGAATTCAGGCTCTCAAACATTGTGTGTGAGTTCAAGTCTTAGTTGGAGTAATTTTCCTTTACATAGGGTATagtgagaataaattttcgagttattattagataaatattttaggcGTACTAATACTATATATGTATCTAGACTATCAGCAGCAAGTTTCAGGTCATGAtgatgagaaaaagaaagtagCGCTAACACCGCGCGGCTCCTGTGTATCCGATGTTACGTTACGAGGGTGCAAGAACAAGATTGATTTCCAACTGTTGTAGATAGAATTTTAAGAAAGGAAAACAAATGATCGCGTCGTCGAGCCAAAGAAGATACGGACGACCGAATGAAAACTCAATTATTAGTTGGGCTTTCGTTTTCAAGAATCATTAATAATTGAGATTAGACTAAACTCAAGGGTGGGCCACAATGAGAAAGGAGGCACCAAAAGCAAGTGGGCCGGTGGCAGCGAAACATCTACATCGTAGCGGCGGGCGGCATTTGCAGTATTACCGAACGTAGTCAAGGCGAGGTGAAAACACTGTTGTGGATCACGTGTGAAGCTTTGAAAGAAGAGCAAATAACGTAATCAGAACAACATTTTGAAGCTCCCAAACCAATTCAAGTCAATATTAAAGGACTGCGCACGTCGTCATCCGTGAcgtaatttatcaaaattataatacttcCTTCAGCCAACTCCCCACCTCCACCGACCACCGTCCtcgcaattttatttttagcacCTCCCCTCTTGggattttgcttctttttttttttc contains these protein-coding regions:
- the LOC102613982 gene encoding leucine-rich repeat protein 1-like, which translates into the protein MEVDALYTWRTTLSDPNNVLQSWDPTLVNPCTWFHVTCNSENSVIRVDLGNAGLSGPLVPQLGLLTNLQYLSVYKNNISGSIPSEIGNLKKLISLGLFNNQLSGAIPASIGNLRSLKFMRLNNNNLTGRIPREVIQLIINGSLRILNVANNSLAGTMRAKNSTGYAITSVIQDPRARKY
- the LOC102607557 gene encoding zinc finger protein CONSTANS-LIKE 14-like — encoded protein: MDMVSPQSDRNKESVPCDFCSDQIAVLYCRADSAKLCLFCDHHVHSANLLSKKHIRSQICDNCRSEPVTFRCATDNLVLCQECDWDAHGSCSVSAAHDRVPIEGFSGCPSALELASMWNFDLQGKKLNETASFGEYWNGSQDFESLWMYKANGIMNSQDLTVPNEKGFFFNGDLMSCMSKRQGQSQSPSCGKLKQVIHKQLVELLKTNSMVNENGNKIINNNDSNNDNNISMNNSVGGRGENLVPTTRMNELGNGVEQQAPFTSLLMMQRQFGSKECDRVGDEGMFWDGHSCGQGAQIWDFNLGRLRGNEEFKQVEVAYGASDSVFMIKNFNELMKETSLTNTEIFGEMYPMNCPVTHDDMASFNNNSNNPTANQGSATSESNNLPIARPSSGSAFGKPKGSSSSKNIQFEQPFLVRTTAAAKANLELLAQNRGNAMQRYKEKKKTRRYDKHIRYESRKARADTRKRVKGRFVKASDAPEG